The Hypomesus transpacificus isolate Combined female chromosome 3, fHypTra1, whole genome shotgun sequence genome has a window encoding:
- the si:ch211-266g18.10 gene encoding titin homolog isoform X9, whose protein sequence is MAAAAPQADGHTGETGRVSSPPKAPGFWLLRTLSFSVELLVALAFLLCWIGAGVMMFEIVEYKGVTDIQEIVMDPMKAINEAVDGISNLFNGAQELVPELDPMTAINFATEEITDAKEEFVSYLSDEEGNIYLSYIDPVIIGRGAFEATNDLMCEAGSTIQHTLCTVFDTILDLLKGKYDLSYIDPVVIGRGVFEVINGFMCKVGDAIQDILCSALDTFLDSVKAALQWVGFNPMIIVETVSEWMSSLWAYLWNLLQGVLNVKFSPMTVLTRTVDIIIEQKNILVNYLSHLLMGDQGVIPDITFDPMQVVTDAMVEITDKRNIFLSYLSNMIMDDKGESTPSEIHLIRRKGEFLPPLEKVAELTHTKEKDKISVPSETEEKYDTASMEDVKEAEEEHDKDDEGNKDPGEPLDEAVSDGDYMEAELQEEDADESKNTEHKQKRNVRITYERVRRIGSKAHLKKDQEQPEETDHQVKVEEEKIEGEVVEEEKEAQEQAQPLQKAVEAEDDHPDEGREETKKQEEEKKKTGDLHFKHQVVLEAGGDQEQDMTGIEQDKEGEQAVTEEAVEEKEEEEPANEEVKEEEVEETEDEEAKEEKEEEEPANEEVKEEKEEEETANEEVKEKKEEPANEEVKEEEEEEEEPANEEVKEEEKEEQPVEENKAAIEEVVENEELKKEKKEEEPAKEEVMEEEEEKVEVKKEKDKEKEEEKHKLVNEEDDHVVLTTEKFDVVDIMTGIASEEEEEEKETTPPVTDDEDYSDIIDDDENNNNSESKKTEPKRKRNVHIPYERIRRIGSRAHLKLDEEVPKVEDYQGKDTKDDKVLRESTERRAKQEVEDVLKDLRAAQVRKLERVQRRKENEEKKEKPVKLERKSEKEKEEELSEDKIGEAKNSVKKAEKLQLKDELLKKSAEEIKAVNETGPLRRRFAHQTKMTAIEPKMTVKELKDVKAYKTESDKKEVKSETEAIKADEEVKPEKKVFGKKVVKAEKDVEAKVTSEKIEAHKKESKADNKEVKPEKEAIKTEEEVKPEVKVFGKKVVKAEKEVEAKVTSEKIEAHKKETKADKKEVKPEKEAKAEEEVKPEVKVFGKKVVKAEKEVEAKVTSEKKEAHKKEIEADKKEVKPEKEVIKTDKGVKPEKKVVDKKEVKAEKEVEAKVASEKIEAHKKETKADKKEVKPEKEAIKTEEEVKPEVKVFGKKVVKAEKEVEAKVTSEKKEAHKKETKADKKEVKSEKEAKAEEEVKPEVKAFGKKVVKAEKEVEAKVTTDKIEAHKKETKTDKKEVKPEKEAKAEEEVKPEVKVFGKKVVKAKKEVEAKVTSEKIEAHKKESKADKKEVKPEKEAIKTEEEVKPEVKVFGKKVVKAEKEVEAKVTSEKIEAHKKETKADKKEVKPEKEAIKTDKEVKAEKKVFGKKGVKAEKEVEAKVTTDKIEAHKKETKTDKKEVKPEKEAKAEEEVKPEVKVFGKKVVKAKKEVEAKVTSEKIEAHKKESKADKKEVKPEKEAIKTEEEVKPEVKVFGKKVVKAEKEVEAKVTSEKIEAHKKETKADKKEVKPEKEAKAEEEVKPEVKVFGKKVVKAEKEVEDKVTSEKMEAHKKETKADKKEVKPEKEVIKTDKGVKPEKKVVDKKEVKAEKEVEAKVASEKKEAHKKETKADKKEVKPEKEAIKTEEEVKPEVKVFGKKVVKAEKEVEAKVTSEKIEAHKKETKADKKEVKPEKEAKAEEEVKPEVKVFGKKVVKAEKEVEDKVTSEKKEAHKKEIEADKKEVKPEKEVIKTDKGVKPEKKVVDKKVLKAEKDVEAKVISEKKEAHKKEIKADKKEVKSEKEAKAEEVKPEVKVFGKKVVKAEKEVEAKVTSEKKEAHKKEIEADKKEVKSEKEAIKTDKEVKPEIKLMGKNLVKAEKEVEAKVKLEKIETHKKQTKADKKEVKPEKEAIKIDKEVKPEKKVVDKKEVKAEKDVEAMVTSEKIKAQQKETKADKKEVKPKKEAIKTDKEVKPEKKVVDKKEVKAEKEVEAKVTSEKKEAHKKETKADKKEVKPEKEAIKTDKEVKAEKKVFGKKGVKAEKEVEALKESKPIKAVKPKVAAEKIEVHKKEIKADKKDMKPEKGSVKAEKKDVKAEREGKAIKEEVKAKINEEDQGEVKVKKEVMAALQPEKKEGDKREVKADKKPVKAEKDVMPKKKQADQKEVKVEMKEVRAEKEGKVPKESKANIKPTLKKADLDVKETEAELQKEKAKKAGPSIKEIAASKEKTKTVVEKKEQEGTHKNASLTKERLKVVPMKKDLEVTKERPKPTTVKTEAVTSKEKSRSAPSIKEAGVSHRNVSLTKERVKVVAREAEAPKQKTKPAAPGKETLLKEKTKTSSSKKEADTPKEKAKPVIPTKVLEVPKKKVKTAPVKKEPEALKEKAVKEEQDVAKEKAKPAPAKKEPDAPKAKTKQESVKKESETLRREEKEKAKPAIKKDTPKTKTRSKTRLPMKKEAEFSHRNISLTKERVKVVALKKEQETPKEKVTSATAKKEPEATKDKAKPTALKKGVYAEPTAKKEKAKSVSVKKDPEATKVVKSAPAEKGTFSHLADIKPKERVVPPVLRKETEAQKDKSKSAATQKEPVTMKELKAANIKKGDSKENVKPTPTVKERDVPEKAKTNTVKKVTEDRVLKEKQRLEPAKKDISHIADPVESDNLSTEDEMPYFQCFFVDEDDVQYPFYPFSPLQM, encoded by the exons ATGGCGGCAGCTGCTCCTCAAG CCGACGGGCACACTGGAGAAACGGGGCGTGTGTCGTCTCCTCCGAAGGCCCCGGGCTTCTGGCTGTTGCGGACGCTGAGCTTCTCTGTGGAGTTGCTGGTGGCCCTGGCTTTCCTCCTCTGCTGGATCGGGGCAGGCGTCATGATGTTCGAAATTGTGGAATACAAAGGGGTTACTG ATATTCAAGAAATTGTCATGGATCCCATGAAAGCTATAAATGAGGCTGTAGATGGCATATCCAACTTGTTCAATGGAGCGCAAG AACTTGTTCCTGAACTGGACCCCATGACTGCTATTAACTTTGCAACTGAGGAAATAACCGATGCGAAAGAAGAATTTGTGAGCTACCTTTCTGATGAAGAAG gaaacatttatttaagctACATTGACCCAGTGATCATAGGCAGAGGTGCCTTCGAGGCTACCAATGACCTCATGTGTGAAGCTGGGAGCACCATACAACACACGCTTTGTACTGTATTTGATACGATCCTGGATCTTCTAAAAG gAAAATACGACTTGAGCTACATTGACCCTGTAGTCATAGGCCGAGGTGTCTTTGAGGTTATCAATGGCTTCATGTGTAAAGTGGGGGACGCCATACAAGACATTCTTTGTAGTGCTTTGGACACTTTCTTGGATAGTGTGAAAG CTGCTCTTCAATGGGTGGGCTTTAACCCCATGATAATCGTGGAGACTGTCTCTGAATGGATGAGCTCACTTTGGGCATACTTATGGAACCTACTGCAAG GCGTCTTAAATGTGAAGTTCAGTCCCATGACGGTTCTCACTAGAACAGTGGACATAATCATTGAGCAGAAGAACATTCTTGTGAACTACCTCTCCCACTTGCTAATGGGAGACCAAG GGGTCATTCCAGACATAACCTTTGACCCGATGCAAGTGGTCACAGATGCCATGGTGGAGATCACAGACAAGAGGAACATATTTCTATCTTATCTGTCAAACATGATCATGGATGACAAAG GTGAATCTACACCATCTGAGATACATCTTATTAGGAGGAAAG GAGAGTTTTTACCGCCTTTGGAAAAAG TTGCAGAACTGACGCACACCAAAGAAAAGGACAAGATCAGTGTTCCTTCAGAAACGGAGGAGAAATACGACACGGCATCCATGGAGGATGtgaaagaggcagaggaggagcatg ATAAAGATGATGAAGGAAATAAAGATCCTGGAGAACCACTGGATGAAGCAGTCTCTGATGGAGACTACATGGAGGCGGAGTTGCAGGAAGAAGATGCCGACGAAAGCAAGAACACGGAACATAAGCAGAAGAGGAATGTCCGCATAACCTACGAGAGGGTACGAAGAATAGGATCAAAGGCCCACTTGAAAAAGGATCAAGAGCAACCAGAAGAGACAGATCATCAAGTCAaggtagaggaagagaagatagaaggagaggtggtggaagaagagaaggaagcaCAGGAGCAGGCCCAACCCTTACAAAAGGCTGTTGAGGCAGAAGATGACCATCCGGatgaaggaagagaagaaacgaagaaacaggaggaggagaaaaagaagactGGTGATCTTCATTTCAAACACCAGGTGGTATTAGAAGCAGGTGGTGACCAGGAACAGGACATGACAGGCATTGAACAAGATAAGGAAGGAGAGCAGGCTGTCACAGAAGAGGCagtagaggagaaggaggaggaggaaccagCAAATGAAgaggtgaaagaggaggaggtagaggaaacaGAAGATGAAGAGGcgaaagaggagaaggaggaggaggaaccagCAAATGAAGAGGtaaaagaggagaaggaggaggaagaaacagCAAATGAAGAGGTgaaagagaagaaggaggaacCCGCAAATGAAgaggtgaaagaggaggaggaggaggaggaggaacccgCAAATGAAgaggtgaaagaggaggagaaggaagaacaGCCAGTGGAGGAAAACAAGGCTGCCATAGAAGAAGTGGTAGAGAAtgaggagctgaagaaggagaagaaagaagaagagcCTGCTAAAGAAGAAgtaatggaggaggaggaggaaaaggtggaggtgaagaaagagaaggataaggagaaagaggaagagaaacataAGCTAGTAAATGAAGAGGATGATCATGTCGTCCTGACAACTGAAAAGTTTGATGTTGTTGACATCATGACTGGCATTGCatctgaagaggaagaggaagaaaaggaaaCAACACCTCCTGTTACTGATGATGAAGATTACTCTGACATCATTGATGAtgatgaaaacaacaacaacagcgaAAGCAAGAAAACAGAACCCAAACGGAAGAGGAATGTCCACATTCCTTATGAGCGAATAAGGAGAATCGGATCAAGGGCCCATCTCAAACTTGATGAAGAGGTGCCCAAAGTGGAAGATTACCAAGGCAAAGACACAAAGGATGACAAAG TTCTCAGGGAATCAACAGAAAGACGAGCAAAACAGGAGGTAGAGGACGTTCTTAAAG ATCTCAGGGCTGCACAGGTCAGAAAATTGGAGAGAGTGCAAAGGAGGAAAGAGaatgaagagaaaaaagagaagccTGTGAAACTCGAGAGAAAGtctgagaaagagaaggaggaagagcttTCTGAGGACAAGATTGGAGAGGCTAAGAACAGTGTGAAAAAGGCAGAAAAGCTACAGCTTAAAG ATGAACTTCTGAAGAAGTCTGCTGAAGAAATAAAAGCAGTGAACGAGACAGGGCCTCTGAGGAGGAGATTTGCTCACCAGACTAAAATGACAG CCATTGAACCCAAGATGACAGTCAAGGAGTTGAAGGATGTGAAGGCCTACAAAACAGAGTCTGACAAGAAAGAGGTAAAGTCCGAGACGGAAGCCATCAAGGCTGATGAGGAGGTGAAGCCAGAGAAAAAGGTGTTTGGCAAAAAAGTGGTAAAGGCTGAAAAGGACGTTGAGGCCAAGGTGACATCAGAAAAAATAGAGGCTCACAAAAAAGAGAGCAAGGCTGACAACAAAGAGGTGAAGCCCGAGAAAGAAGCCAtcaagactgaggaggaggtgaagccaGAGGTAAAAGTGTTTGGCAAAAAAGTGGTAAAGGCCGAAAAGGAGGTTGAGGCCAAGGTGACATCAGAGAAAATAGAGGCTCACAAAAAAGAGACCAAGGCTGACAAGAAAGAGGTGAAGCCCGAAAAGGAAGccaaggctgaggaggaggtgaagccaGAGGTAAAAGTGTTTGGTAAAAAAGTGGTTAAGGCCGAAAAGGAGGTTGAGGCCAAGGTGACATCAGAGAAAAAAGAGGCTCACAAAAAAGAGATTGAGGCTGACAAAAAAGAGGTGAAGCCCGAGAAGGAAGTCATCAAGACTGACAAGGGGGTgaagccagagaaaaaagtggTTGACAAAAAAGAGGTAAAGGCCGAAAAGGAGGTTGAAGCCAAGGTGGCATCAGAAAAAATAGAGGCTCACAAAAAAGAGACCAAGGCTGATAAGAAAGAGGTGAAGCCCGAAAAAGAAGCCAtcaagactgaggaggaggtgaagccaGAGGTAAAAGTGTTTGGCAAAAAAGTGGTAAAGGCCGAAAAGGAGGTTGAGGCCAAGGTGACATCAGAGAAAAAAGAGGCTCACAAAAAAGAGACCAAGGCTGACAAGAAAGAGGTGAAGTCCGAGAAGGAAGccaaggctgaggaggaggtgaagccaGAGGTAAAAGCGTTTGGCAAAAAAGTGGTAAAGGCCGAAAAGGAGGTTGAGGCCAAGGTGACAACAGATAAAATAGAGGCTCACAAAAAAGAGACCAAGACTGACAAGAAAGAGGTGAAGCCCGAGAAGGAAGccaaggctgaggaggaggtgaagccaGAGGTAAAAGTGTTTGGCAAAAAAGTGGTAAAGGCCAAAAAGGAGGTTGAGGCCAAGGTGACATCAGAGAAAATAGAGGCTCACAAAAAAGAGAGCAAGGCTGACAAAAAAGAGGTGAAGCCCGAGAAAGAAGCCAtcaagactgaggaggaggtgaagccaGAGGTAAAAGTGTTTGGCAAAAAAGTGGTAAAGGCCGAAAAGGAGGTTGAGGCCAAGGTGACATCAGAGAAAATAGAGGCTCACAAAAAAGAGACCAAGGCTGACAAGAAAGAGGTGAAGCCCGAGAAGGAAGCCATCAAGACTGATAAGGAGGTGAAGGCAGAGAAAAAGGTGTTTGGCAAAAAAGGGGTAAAGGCCGAAAAGGAGGTTGAGGCCAAGGTGACAACAGATAAAATAGAGGCTCACAAAAAAGAGACCAAGACTGACAAGAAAGAGGTGAAGCCCGAGAAGGAAGccaaggctgaggaggaggtgaagccaGAGGTAAAAGTGTTTGGCAAAAAAGTGGTAAAGGCCAAAAAGGAGGTTGAGGCCAAGGTGACATCAGAGAAAATAGAGGCTCACAAAAAAGAGAGCAAGGCTGACAAGAAAGAGGTGAAGCCCGAGAAAGAAGCCAtcaagactgaggaggaggtgaagccaGAGGTAAAAGTGTTTGGCAAAAAAGTGGTAAAGGCCGAAAAGGAGGTTGAGGCCAAGGTGACATCAGAGAAAATAGAGGCTCACAAAAAAGAGACCAAGGCTGACAAGAAAGAGGTGAAGCCCGAGAAGGAAGccaaggctgaggaggaggtgaagccaGAGGTCAAAGTGTTTGGTAAAAAAGTGGTAAAGGCCGAAAAGGAGGTTGAGGACAAGGTGACATCAGAGAAAATGGAGGCTCACAAAAAAGAGACCAAGGCTGACAAGAAAGAGGTGAAGCCCGAGAAGGAAGTCATCAAGACTGACAAGGGGGTgaagccagagaaaaaagtggTTGACAAAAAAGAGGTAAAGGCCGAAAAGGAGGTTGAGGCCAAGGTGGCATCAGAGAAAAAAGAGGCTCACAAAAAAGAGACCAAGGCTGATAAGAAAGAGGTGAAGCCCGAGAAAGAAGCCAtcaagactgaggaggaggtgaagccaGAGGTAAAAGTGTTTGGCAAAAAAGTGGTAAAGGCCGAAAAGGAGGTTGAGGCCAAGGTGACATCAGAGAAAATAGAGGCTCACAAAAAAGAGACCAAGGCTGACAAGAAAGAGGTGAAGCCCGAGAAGGAAGccaaggctgaggaggaggtgaagccaGAGGTAAAAGTGTTTGGTAAAAAAGTGGTAAAGGCCGAAAAGGAGGTTGAGGACAAGGTGACATCAGAGAAAAAAGAGGCTCACAAAAAAGAGATTGAGGCTGACAAAAAAGAGGTGAAGCCCGAGAAGGAAGTCATCAAGACTGACAAGGGGGTgaagccagagaaaaaagtggTTGACAAAAAAGTGCTAAAGGCCGAAAAGGATGTTGAGGCCAAGGTGATATCAGAGAAAAAAGAGGCTCACAAAAAAGAGATCAAGGCTGACAAGAAAGAGGTGAAGTCCGAGAAGGAAGCCAAGGCTGAGGAGGTGAAGCCAGAGGTAAAAGTGTTTGGCAAAAAAGTGGTAAAGGCCGAAAAGGAGGTTGAGGCCAAGGTGACATCAGAGAAAAAAGAGGCTCACAAAAAAGAGATTGAGGCTGACAAAAAAGAGGTAAAGTCTGAGAAAGAAGCCATCAAGACTGACAAGGAGGTTAAGCCAGAGATAAAATTGATGGGCAAAAATTTGGTAAAGGCCGAAAAGGAGGTTGAGGCCAAAGTGAAATTAGAGAAAATAGAGACTCACAAAAAACAGACCAAGGCTGACAAGAAAGAGGTGAAGCCCGAGAAGGAAGCCATCAAGATTGATAAGGAGGTgaagccagagaaaaaagtggTTGACAAAAAAGAGGTAAAGGCCGAAAAGGACGTTGAGGCCATGGTGACATCAGAGAAAATAAAGGCTCAACAAAAAGAGACCAAGGCTGACAAAAAAGAGGTGAAGCCCAAGAAGGAAGCCATCAAGACTGATAAGGAGGTGAAGCCAGAGAAAAAGGTGGTTGACAAAAAAGAGGTAAAGGCCGAAAAGGAGGTTGAGGCCAAGGTGACATCAGAGAAAAAAGAGGCTCACAAAAAAGAGACCAAGGCTGACAAGAAAGAGGTGAAGCCCGAGAAGGAAGCCATCAAGACTGATAAGGAGGTGAAGGCAGAGAAAAAGGTGTTTGGCAAAAAAGGGGTAAAGGCCGAAAAGGAGGTTGAGGCTCTCAAGGAGTCAAAACCCATAAAGGCAGTTAAGCCCAAAGTGGCAGCAGAGAAAATTGAGGTTCACAAAAAGGAGATCAAGGCTGACAAGAAAGACATGAAGCCTGAAAAGGGGTCGGTTAAGGCTGAGAAGAAGGAcgtgaaagcagagagagaggggaaggcaaTCAAGGAGGAGGTGAAAGCCAAGATAAATGAGGAAGACCAAGGAGAAGTAAAGGTGAAGAAGGAGGTTATGGCTGCACTGCagccagagaaaaaagagggTGACAAAAGAGAGGTGAAGGCCGACAAGAAGCCGGTGAAGGCTGAAAAGGATGTGATGCCCAAGAAAAAACAAGCTGACCAAAAAGAGGTGAAGGTTGAGATGAAGGAGGTGAGGGCTGAGAAGGAGGGTAAAGTCCCAAAAGAGTCGAAGGCCAACATAAAGCCTACTTTGAAAAAGGCTGATCTTGATGTCAAAGAAACAG AAGCAGAACTTCAAAAAGAGAAGGCCAAGAAGGCAGGTCCTTCTATAAAAg AGATTGCTGCTTCTAAAGAGAAGACCAAGACAGTTGTTGAAAAGAAAG AGCAAGAGGGCACCCACAAGAATGCTTCTCTTACCAAGGAGAGGCTGAAAGTAGTGCCAATGAAGAAAG ATCTTGAAGTTACTAAAGAGAGGCCAAAACCAACTACAGTGAAGACAG AAGCTGTCACATCAAAGGAAAAATCAAGATCGGCCCCATCAATCAAAG AGGCTGGAGTTTCCCACCGAAATGTGTCCCTTACAAAGGAGAGGGTGAAGGTTGTGGCCCGAGAAG CAGAAGCTCCTAAACAGAAGACCAAGCCTGCAGCTCCTGGGAAAG AAACTCTtctgaaagaaaaaacaaagacaTCCTCTTCAAAGAAAG AAGCAGACACTCCTAAAGAAAAAGCCAAGCCAGTGATCCCAACTAAAG TTCTAGAGGTTCCCAAGAAGAAGGTAAAAACAGCACCTGTTAAGAAAG AGCCTGAGGCCTTGAAAGAAAAGGCTGTGAAGGAAG AGCAAGATGTTGCAAAAGAAAAGGCCAAACCAGCTCCTGCAAAGAAAG AGCCTGATGCACCAAAGGCCAAGACCAAGcaagaatcagtgaaaaaag AGTCTGAAACTctaagaagagaagagaaagagaaagccaAACCAGCTATTAAGAAAG ATACACCTAAAACAAAGACCAGATCAAAGACCAGACTTCCTATGAAGAAAG AGGCTGAATTTTCTCACAGAAATATCTCACTTACCAAGGAGAGGGTTAAGGTTGTGGCTTTGAAGAAAG AACAAGAGACTCCCAAGGAGAAAGTCACATCAGCAACTGCAAAGAAAG agcCGGAGGCTACTAAAGACAAAGCTAAACCGACTGCTCTGAAGAAAG GTGTTTATGCAGAGCCCACCGCTAAAAAGGAAAAGGCAAAATCTGTGTCTGTGAAGAAAG ATCCTGAGGCTACAAAAGTGGTCAAGTCAGCACCTGCAGAGAaaggtacatttagtcatttagcag ATATAAAGCCTAAAGAGAGGGTCGTACCACCTGTTTTGAGGAAAG AAACCGAGGCTCAGAAAGACAAGTCCAAATCAGCTGCAACCCAGAAAG AACCTGTGACAATGAAGGAACTCAAAGCAGCAAACATTAAGAAAG GGGACTCAAAAGAGAATGTCAAACCAACACCTACTGTGAAAG AACGTGATGTTCCGGAGAAGGCCAAAACAAACACAGTGAAGAAAG TTACAGAAGATAGAGTTCTGAAAGAGAAACAGCGTCTGGAGCCTGCAAAGAAAGATATCTCACACATAG CTGATCCTGTAGAATCAGACAACTTATCAACAGAAG ATGAGATGCCTTACTTCCAGTGCTTCTTTGTGGATGAGGACGACGTGCAGTATCCCTTCTACCCCTTCTCACCGCTCCAGATGTGA